The sequence tttacattcaccttccaaacctgtatgctgttaTATTTTAAAGGTGAATTTTAGGAATCTTCATGCAGCTCTTTTACATAGTTCATGGCAACCACATCTACTATATCAAATAGCTCCATAAACATAGTACAACACGTAACTTGTGCACTCCAAGTCTACTATAGCCACACATGAGTTAATATGAGAAAATAGGaaaagtccccccccccccaatattttAAATTCTTGCACCGATCTGCTGCACTCCATCATGCAGTGCTCTGTTTTTAGGTTGACAAAAAGGGTTAAAAGTTTCAATTGTCAACCTGGTCTGCCTCAATGAACTAAACCATCAAATCAAAGTATGTGGCGTTTACCGTTCACAGATGCAGAGCGCAAATTCCAGTACAATGGCATCAGTTTAACATTGAAAGCATGATAAGAAATTGAaaatcaaatgaatgaaaaataaataatattagtcagctgttttacaatagaaatgttaaataactgAAAAGGTCATAGCGTTGGCAAGTTTCTCATCATTGGGGGgaccaaactatatatatatatatatatatatatatatatatatatatatatagagagagagagagagagagagagagagagagagagagagagagagagagagagagagagagagagttgatcCTCCCCTTTATTCAAGACATGGTTATGGCCTTGATTTTGACTAATTTTACAATTATAGTTATTCTTATTGACTGTTGTTGAGTAATCTGTAGGACAAGAGGGCGCTGCTCTTGTACAATACTACATGTCCAGTACACTGCACATGTCCTCAGTAACATCATGAATCGTTAATGATTTTTGTGTGTCactaaaaaataattgcaaactcatgcatacaggtttggaaggaatgagaaagaaaacacaatgactgaatttttcattttggatgaactatttaaCTATTATTTGACAGTGGCATGTCAAGTTGAAGTTTCCCATGTAATTTTGCTGCCAAATCAAATGTTTCTTGGTATTTTGAGTTACCAGGTAGCCAAAAGCtcttttttgcttaattaaaaagTCAAGTAATATCCTCTTGCATAAGGAATACTAGTTAATATGAGACTTTAAggcaattttttttagtttttgctaCGGTCAGTTCCTCATGGTCTAAAGGAAGTCACTGTTGATTTCATTGGAGAGTTGGCTCACTGCCACTTCACTGTGAGCGGAGCCGATGAGGATGCGTGCTGTCCTTTGAGGGGTGATGTCCAGGTAATGCCCTGTTTGTCCTTCTGGACAATGTCTGCATGACTGGTGGCTCTCATTCAGTCCATTAGAGACCCACGTGAGGTTACACTTATCCTTTGTGTTTAGTTTTGAAAGgcttgttgtgtttttttgttggcTGTCCGTCTGGCATATGCAGTCACAGAGTGTTCTCCTACATCTTGTGGCGTCCCGGCAGAGGGATTTTCGAAAGCTGGGCTTAAAGACGAGGTAGACCATTGGATTGTAGAGGGTGGATGACTTGGCAAACATGGCCGCCAGGGCAAACGCTATTGGAGGTACCAAGTCTGGATCAGTAAAGGCCGCCCACATGGATACCACGGCATACGGGCTCCACGCCATCAGAAATCCAATACACACCGCCACTGACAGCTACATGAAGAggaaacacatacacagacaaaaatatcaatttgttatatatatatatatatatatatatatatatatatatatatatatatatatatatatatgtttatatatagatTGGTTTATGGATTACTAAGTGTATTCAAAAGGACATTAGAAAGCAATTCACAAACAATGAAAATGTCTTAAATACAAAACATGGTTGCAACCAGTGATGAATCAGTATTTCTACCAGTACTTCCAACAAGAAGTGGAATATCTATTCTCCTTCAACTCTTACCTTGACGATAAGTGTCTGCACGTTGGAGATTTTGTTCTGAGGAGCGACGTGCTGCTGCACTGCATGCTGGGCCCCTCTGACCGTCACCAGGATGAGCGTGTAGGAGAGGATGATGATGGCGCAGGGGACGATGTAGCAGAAGAAGAAGAGGCAGACGATGTAGATCATTGCAGGTATGTTGTAGCTGGGTGCGTGCCAGTCGATGCAGCAGGCGGTGCCGTAAGGCTCTGAGCCGTACTGACCCAAGCCTGAGAGTGGACTTACTGCAAACACTGCAGCGTAACACCACACCCCAACCACCAGCAGACGCGCATGGGACGAGGAGAACTTATTACCTGATCAGGCAAAAAACATTGATCATGTTCAAAATAGCATGGTAGCATACTATTCCTGCAGTGCATAGTATTTCTGCTGTACATCATATGCAAATTTCAGGTGCACTTAAACAGTAAACAGTGTGAGCAACCACAGACAGAATACATTTGGAGTGAATTTCTTTGAATGTATTTTTCTCTGTAAAAACGAACAACTCTTCTGTTTAGCTATAGCGTAACCTTGGGGGGTTGGAGGGGCATTAATTACATGTTCCATAGTACTTATTTCATAGAATAACAGCCTGCAATGAAATGTGGTAATCtgtgaacatttttaattaaaattttaaacatcCATCTCTTGTTTTGCCCCTTTTTTGCATTAGAAGCTAAAAGTGGGAATGCTGAATATGACACTTTAGCTTCAGCCCAACAGGATCACAatatgtgtgtgaatgagtcaGAGCATCAGTAACTTACCGTAAAAGAGGGCAGACAGAGTTAGCCTGTAGGATAATATTATCGCTCCAGTAAAGGAAAAGGTTTAAACATACAACTAAACTCACTCGCAGCAATGAGTGAAAGAGAAGGGTTATAATCACTTTAGCCTTCGGCTTTAAAGTACaaccaaaaaaatattacagtaaaaaaaaaaaaaaaaaacattttacagttttaaacatAAGCAGTAAATTcatactgatttttatttatgatgTCTTTTTGAACAATTTACAGCAACACAGTTGTAATTTCTTTGGAGGGAGACACATCTGTCAGGTTTCTCATGTTAAAGACAATCTTATGGGTTTAAActcagaacaacatgagggtgagtatatgatcCATTTAATATGAAACAGCTAAActtaaataattgtattcataattaatttatataaacttGGTTTTGAAAGAAAGGAGACCTTCTGTCAACATCCAGAGTTGCAAACTATTTGAAGTGCAAATCGGCCCATATACGAAATCAACAATACAGTCTGTACTTCACAGAAACAACACAATAGAAACGAACCCCTCCAGGAAGGATCTGGCCCTGCAGCTGCATTTACAGGAAAAGAGACACAATCTCATCACAAGCAAAGAGAAAGATGGTTTGAGAGGTTTTAGTTATTCGGAACAGCTCTTAAAGCAGCTTCTCATCGTGTTTACAAATCAAACCATCAAGAGACTACAAGGAGCAAAGTGTGTCAaatgttgtgtttaaaatgtttatgaaagtAGTATTATAGAAACTCTTCACATTTGATTGATGTTGTTTTTAATGAGGTTAAATACTGGGGACTTGCCACATGCCACATGTTCTCGAGTTAATGTCCCAATAAACAGATTTTAAGGGCAAGATCATGCACATGACATGTTATCTCATCCGTGCAAAACTAAgcagtttaaatgaataaataataagaataaattaccCACTGACAgtaaaaattatttcaattaattatttactCATGCTATTTTAAACCTTCATGGAGCACAAAAGCCTATGTCAGACCTGGAGCAACGACTTCACAAATACTTCAAAAATGAATGTCTCTCTGTCAAGAAACCTGTCATAAGAATAAAGCTGGCTGCCTTTGTCAAACTGGAAAACAGACTCCATGTATGAAAGATGTGACCTGCAACAGCATAATCACATGTCACACCTCcaactagggttgggtatcgattgggttttttacgataccggtgccattttgatacttttaaaatggtaagGGTGCCTAAACGTTGCCTGAACTGatacttaaaacaataaaaagagccacaaaaaactatggataacatcaAAGAACActgaaaagatttaaaataaatccatagctttcagaCGCTCCTttgatgctctcatttcccaagctgtgcttcccttactctagttaataaatgtatttcatgatctgggtcattgtTTAAAACAAagccacacataatgtttctactgtttcTCTGTCATTCCCCCTGATATTTAGTTtgaatgagtgctgtctgtcactgtctgtaATCATTCCTGTGAATGACTGGATTTTTGAGTGCACAAGCATGTCTGAAAACAGCTGGTGCTCCACgtggagatctgatctcaccatcatcgaatctgtctgcgattacatgaagaaacagatgaaactgagacaaactcaatccagaagaactgtagcAACATCTCCAAGTCATTTTAAGAAACCTGCCTCCAAAGCTCCAGTACTGTGagaagttttaggcacttgtgtactGTTAGTAAGATTGCTTTCAAAAATATCGTcattaatagattttatttatcaattaacttctgttaactaaatcaaatcaatatttggtGTGACCAACCTTTGtattgaaaacatattttgtccaggtacacttgcacattgtttttcaggtagatTCGCAGGAAGGTTTCTTCAAGCGTCTTGGTGATATgaccacagttcttctggattgagtttgtctcagtttcatctgtttcttcgtgtaatcacagacagatttgacgatggtgagatcagatctccatGTGAAGCACCGGCTGTTTTCAGACTGCTTGTGTATTCAAAAACCTCActggattattttttacaattaatggcagaatgaatgtttggaattgtaaactgatattttcttctgacacactacagaaaaaaatatataattaactgtccgaacaccattcttgaGGTGAAAATACTAACTTGCCTAAGACGTTTGCACAGCAGTGTATGTGTAAAGTAGGTATaattaaaataagtatatttaaggggtgggggtgggggtacaatggtgtttcatgtattcagagttgttgacagtgttaaagagatggattctcatgctaaacatggccaaagttttaaaaaagaatttagaagaatgacttccgggttggtacaggTTGGTTTTTTACCAGCTGAAACTTGTACACAATACACAAGCAGTATACtaagataaaaaaattattttaaggtaCTGGCCTAGTAACAGACTGTTGTGTGcctaataaaaatgtgaatttttgaacttttttcccccctgaCAGTCAGACACCCTAATATCACATATAGAATTCAGCTTGACATTGACAATGGTTCTAAAAGGTTTTTTCTAGTAATGCCATAGAAAAACCATTGAACCAGTGAACAGttcctaaaagaaccattttgaagaacatttttaatatctaaaaaactgcttttctttttttttaatataaatgaccTTTTCTGCTTTTGAAAGGTTTCATGGATGTTCAGGTTTTTCATAAAATCACTGATGCCAATATAAAGAAGCTTTATCTTTAAGAGTGCACTTAACTTCACACATGGCTCAATCAGTCAGAACGTAGAGCCAGAACTATATTGCTTTAGTGAGAGGCTGTGTCTGTGTATGGCACTCGCTTGACTCTCCATGGGATTCCACCATGTTATATAACCATTTTATGCGTTCTCTATAAGATCTTcgcttcattttcatttcatgggATTGAATTATTGCTGCCGTTACTGCTGCTGCTCCTGAGTCTGAAGATTCAAACCAGAAATAGATTTCATAGAGGGCCATCTGAATGGAGCTTTCTGAGCATTGAGAAACCCAGGAGTTGTTGGAGACATTGTGTGTTCAATGATATATCAAAATCATATGTAGTCTTTTTATGTATATCAAATTGTCCACATGGTTTTCCTTGCTCAttattgtgtattttaaaatcaaaatgtataaataatatatagtgaAGGcccatttgaaaaaatataatttgaatactGTCTTTACCCctttgttatgacatgtacctgatttattatttatttggcagAGATTTCCTGTTTCACACTGTAAGAGAACTGAAGCAGCACAAGCCTGTCATGCTTTTACattctaaaaatactttaacTTAAGCTACTGTACACCTataataatttgaatttattaCATACATTCTTTATCTTTTGAAATGACGATTCACCATGATgatttttacaataaatgcaCTGCCACTTTAACAGAGTGTGAGCAATGCCGTGAAAACAGACATGCTGCCAAAATGATCACAACGCTGCTCCTGTAACATGGGCCAGCCCTGATGCCATTTAGTTAAATGGTGTAAGACAGCTCTCTTATCACAGCAGCCTGCCTCTCCTTGACATGTTGCTCAGTGAAATCAGAATAAAAAAGGCCCTTCATCAATCATTTGCTGGGTTGGGTTGCATTTAACACAAGAGTCATGTGTGGATGGCAGTTTCAAGGCTGCTGTGTTGCAGAAATTGAGCCGCTGCTCATCCAAATACATGGCCTTCATGGCCCTGTTTCTCCCCTATATGCTTGATTTCACTTTACAACTGATAACACAAACAATCAATCCATAAAAACCCAGACACAAAACAATTTGCCTCTGCAGGAATGACAATACTGTCATCTTTTCGTCCCATTTTGGGTTACAGTGAATGACAAAGATCATCTGTAGATGCCAATGTCTGAGCTCCTGTGCTGCCGTAATCAAGCCATTTTTCACCTAAATGCTCACTCCTCACCCCTTTTCTCCCCTCATATGCTTGATTAATCTAAATCAAAccattaaaaacatctaaacaatGGCTTGATGGTGTGTAACCAGGTGTAACTCCTAATTCTGATTGGATTAGTTTGTTGAACTAAAGCTAAAAACACACTTGTGATCACACctttatattaataacaaatttAGCTGGTGTCTGTTTGCTTTATACGTATGCGACCCCAGCTTTTAAAAAACAATCTTAAGAAACATTCATTGAAGTAGAAAGAATGACCGTGAGCCCCCATCTGATGTGATGTGTTGTGTAACTACCTCTTGTTGTTATATACAGTAGGTGTAAAGGTTATATAGGTCTTCTGTCTATCAAATCTCTCAAATCAAAAAGTTATAAGCAGTTTCGTTCTTTCATTCTCTGGCATTCTCCTTTTGTTGCTTTTCCTTTCTGTTGAGCAGTCCTGTTTCTTTGGCTGAAGCACTGGGCACGTTGTTTTCATCCTTGCAGGGAACAAGACTGGCTTTGACATTTTCAACACAATTACTAACCTGATTCTCACACAGAAACCTAATAGAATTACTGTCCAGCTGTGTCCTGCTGAAAAGCTCATCTGCAGCACCATGGACTGTCTCCTGTCCACTTGAAACCATCAGACTCCTTCAGTGTAACATTGGCAGTACAAAGGCAGAGcctccaaaaaattatttaaaaaatattcaacattTCTATATCATATTCTAGATTTTACAACTGTTCATCTACTTTCTA is a genomic window of Carassius auratus strain Wakin chromosome 23, ASM336829v1, whole genome shotgun sequence containing:
- the opn7b gene encoding opsin 7, group member b, coding for MENSSGTGMFQSKISKENDLLLGTVYTVFGVLSLMGNTTLLFVAYRKKLSLKPAEFFIINLSISDLGMTIFLFPFAIPSAFAHRWLFTEVMCMCYAFCGVLFGICSLSNLTVLSCVCWLKVCCPNYGNKFSSSHARLLVVGVWCYAAVFAVSPLSGLGQYGSEPYGTACCIDWHAPSYNIPAMIYIVCLFFFCYIVPCAIIILSYTLILVTVRGAQHAVQQHVAPQNKISNVQTLIVKLSVAVCIGFLMAWSPYAVVSMWAAFTDPDLVPPIAFALAAMFAKSSTLYNPMVYLVFKPSFRKSLCRDATRCRRTLCDCICQTDSQQKNTTSLSKLNTKDKCNLTWVSNGLNESHQSCRHCPEGQTGHYLDITPQRTARILIGSAHSEVAVSQLSNEINSDFL